A genomic window from Halorubrum lacusprofundi ATCC 49239 includes:
- a CDS encoding DUF420 domain-containing protein — protein MSTARVRDRAKERAGAITVLLTIIGYGAVGGVFLVPQFQALFPELTRSTVDLFAHAIAAVNTVTIVTLSLGWYWIRNGEVKKHAAAMTTSFTLILVFLGLYLPKVAGGGTREFVLESAYAWVPLWDWIYYAYLLMLAIHIILSVVAVPVVLYAVVLGLTHTEAELRNETPHRRVGRIAASAWLLSLVLGVVTYLMLNHAYDSTFAAAEAAAMLLPVGPGA, from the coding sequence ATGTCCACCGCTCGCGTTCGCGACCGGGCCAAAGAGCGGGCCGGCGCGATCACCGTACTTCTCACCATCATCGGCTACGGCGCGGTTGGCGGCGTGTTCCTCGTCCCCCAGTTTCAGGCGCTGTTCCCTGAACTGACGCGGAGTACCGTCGACCTCTTCGCACACGCCATCGCCGCTGTCAACACCGTCACGATCGTCACGCTCTCGCTCGGCTGGTACTGGATCCGCAACGGAGAGGTGAAGAAACACGCGGCGGCGATGACGACATCGTTCACACTCATCCTCGTGTTTCTCGGGCTGTACCTGCCGAAAGTTGCCGGCGGCGGAACGCGTGAGTTCGTCTTAGAGTCGGCGTACGCGTGGGTTCCGCTGTGGGACTGGATCTACTACGCGTACCTCCTCATGCTCGCGATTCACATCATTCTCTCCGTCGTCGCCGTTCCCGTCGTCCTCTACGCCGTCGTCCTCGGACTTACCCACACGGAGGCGGAGCTTCGAAACGAGACGCCCCACCGCCGGGTCGGCCGGATCGCCGCGAGCGCGTGGCTCCTCTCGCTCGTGCTCGGCGTCGTCACCTACCTCATGTTGAACCACGCGTACGACTCGACGTTCGCGGCCGCCGAGGCCGCGGCGATGCTCCTTCCGGTGGGTCCCGGAGCGTAG
- a CDS encoding NAD(P)-dependent glycerol-1-phosphate dehydrogenase — MFEKTTWIKLPRNVLVGHGVLDDLGEAVGELYLTGRPLIVTSPTPNDIAGDRVRAQFDDPATAVVEEASFEAVEKLTETAEAVDPGYLIALGGGKPIDIAKMAADHLGVGFVSVPTVASHDGIVSGRSSIPEGDTRHSVAADPPLAVVADTTLIADAPWRLTTAGCADIISNYTAVKDWRLARRLRNVEYSEYAGALSEMTAELLVENADMIRPGLEESAWVVVKALVSSGVAMSIAGSSRPASGAEHLISHQLDRSAPGRALHGHQVGVASIMTEYLHSGENGEWSAIRDALAALDAPTTAAELGLDDAELIAALTSAHEIRDRYTILQGGINEAAAIEVATATGVIDG, encoded by the coding sequence ATGTTCGAGAAGACCACGTGGATCAAGCTCCCGCGGAACGTGCTCGTGGGCCACGGCGTCCTCGACGACCTCGGGGAGGCGGTCGGCGAGCTGTACCTCACGGGGAGGCCGCTGATCGTGACGAGCCCGACACCGAACGACATCGCCGGTGACCGGGTGCGCGCGCAGTTCGACGACCCCGCGACCGCCGTCGTCGAGGAGGCCTCCTTCGAGGCCGTCGAGAAGCTCACCGAGACCGCGGAGGCGGTCGACCCCGGCTACCTGATCGCCTTGGGCGGCGGGAAGCCGATCGACATCGCGAAGATGGCGGCCGACCACCTCGGCGTCGGCTTCGTCTCCGTCCCCACGGTCGCCTCCCACGACGGGATCGTCTCGGGACGCTCCTCGATCCCCGAAGGCGACACGCGCCACTCGGTCGCGGCCGACCCGCCGCTCGCAGTCGTCGCGGACACGACCCTGATCGCGGATGCCCCGTGGCGGCTCACCACCGCGGGCTGTGCGGACATCATCTCGAACTACACCGCGGTGAAAGACTGGCGGCTCGCTCGCCGGCTTCGCAACGTCGAGTACAGCGAGTACGCGGGCGCGCTCTCGGAGATGACCGCGGAGCTGCTCGTCGAGAACGCCGACATGATCCGCCCCGGGCTAGAGGAGTCGGCGTGGGTCGTCGTGAAGGCGCTCGTCTCCTCCGGCGTCGCGATGTCGATCGCGGGCTCGTCGCGACCCGCCTCCGGCGCAGAACACCTCATCTCCCACCAGCTCGACCGAAGCGCACCGGGGAGGGCGCTCCACGGGCATCAGGTTGGCGTCGCCTCGATCATGACCGAGTATCTCCACAGCGGCGAGAACGGGGAGTGGAGCGCGATCCGCGACGCGCTCGCCGCGCTGGACGCCCCGACGACCGCCGCCGAACTCGGACTCGACGATGCGGAGCTGATCGCCGCGCTCACGAGCGCCCACGAGATCCGCGACCGGTACACGATCCTGCAGGGCGGGATCAACGAGGCGGCCGCTATCGAGGTCGCGACCGCGACGGGCGTCATTGACGGATAA
- a CDS encoding LysE family translocator: MSLFVTLGAGVVFGLALAAPPGPMNAVIAEESVLRGRLAGFWAGLGAATADAIFFVLAYLGVVAVVESFPLLQGAMIAIGGVLMLYFAIGAARGARASFRPTSGAEPTVAEGKGFRKALVLALTNPYQVLFWLTIGVGLLRPGELDVLARLPVVGEDLAGTLVVATGSPALIGGFFLGVLTWIVGFPTGLVAAERRIETFAPIVAVGSAVVLAGFGVYFLYDAATTLAALATLGV, encoded by the coding sequence GTGAGTCTCTTCGTAACGCTCGGCGCCGGCGTCGTCTTCGGGCTGGCGCTCGCGGCCCCGCCCGGACCCATGAACGCCGTGATCGCCGAGGAGTCGGTGCTGCGCGGTCGCCTCGCCGGCTTCTGGGCCGGCCTCGGCGCTGCGACCGCCGATGCGATCTTCTTCGTGCTCGCGTACCTCGGCGTCGTCGCAGTCGTGGAGTCGTTCCCGCTGTTGCAGGGCGCTATGATCGCGATCGGCGGCGTCCTCATGCTGTACTTCGCTATCGGCGCGGCCCGCGGTGCCCGGGCGTCGTTCCGTCCGACCTCGGGCGCCGAGCCCACCGTCGCGGAGGGCAAGGGGTTCCGCAAGGCGCTGGTACTTGCCCTGACGAACCCGTACCAAGTGCTGTTCTGGCTGACGATCGGCGTCGGACTCCTCCGCCCCGGCGAGCTCGACGTGCTGGCCCGACTCCCCGTCGTCGGCGAGGATCTCGCCGGGACGCTCGTGGTCGCCACCGGCTCTCCGGCGCTCATCGGCGGGTTCTTTTTGGGGGTGCTAACGTGGATCGTGGGGTTCCCGACCGGGCTCGTCGCCGCCGAGCGCCGGATCGAGACGTTCGCACCGATCGTCGCGGTCGGCTCCGCGGTCGTGCTCGCTGGGTTCGGCGTCTACTTCCTCTACGACGCGGCGACGACGCTGGCGGCACTGGCGACGCTGGGGGTCTGA
- a CDS encoding metal-dependent transcriptional regulator, which translates to MLSDVMEDYLKAIYVLQSEQGPPVSTSAIAEYLDKTSPSVTDMLGKLEDRGLVEREPYRGTELTAEGEAVALEIVRHHRLLEAFLAERLDYDWSEVHEEADALEHHISEAFERRVAETLDDPAVDPHGDPIPGADLEPVDEESGALLANHKEGDRVVVTRVSDRNEDELEYLADAGITPGTEIEVVDVAPFGMVTVTTPTGEQSLPAEIARSIRVEDAG; encoded by the coding sequence ATGCTGAGCGACGTGATGGAGGACTACCTGAAGGCGATCTACGTCCTCCAGTCCGAGCAGGGTCCGCCCGTCTCGACGTCGGCGATCGCGGAGTACCTCGACAAGACCTCGCCGTCGGTCACCGACATGTTGGGAAAACTGGAGGACCGTGGACTCGTCGAGCGCGAGCCGTACCGCGGCACGGAGCTGACGGCGGAGGGCGAGGCGGTCGCTCTAGAGATCGTCCGTCACCACCGGCTGTTGGAGGCGTTTCTCGCCGAGCGGCTCGACTACGACTGGAGCGAAGTCCACGAGGAGGCGGATGCCTTGGAACACCACATCTCCGAGGCGTTCGAGCGGCGCGTGGCGGAGACCCTCGATGACCCCGCCGTCGATCCCCACGGCGACCCGATCCCGGGCGCGGACCTCGAACCGGTCGACGAGGAGAGCGGCGCCCTCCTCGCGAACCACAAGGAGGGCGATCGCGTGGTCGTAACCCGCGTCTCCGACCGAAACGAGGACGAACTTGAGTACCTCGCCGACGCCGGAATCACGCCGGGCACCGAGATCGAGGTCGTCGACGTCGCCCCGTTCGGGATGGTGACTGTGACGACACCGACCGGCGAGCAGAGCCTCCCCGCCGAGATCGCCCGCTCGATCCGGGTCGAGGACGCGGGCTGA